The nucleotide window GGTGAGCCAGCTGGCGTGGTATTAACACTGGTTGCGGTGTGGTGAGTGGTTTTTTCTAGTGCTTCAGAGGTGTAGATGAAGCCGTGATTGGAGTGAAAAGACAGTGATAGAAATTGCATATAGCGCGGTTGCACTTGGCGCTGAGATGCTGAGGCTGGAACACATGATGGCGTATCGCGCATTAGCCTGTGTTCGAGGAACCAACGGCCTACTAATGTTGGTTCGTCTGCTAGGGCTGTATGTAGGCGCTCTGTGATTGTGGCTAGCCCTGTGGATGCATTTGGATTGGAGGGGATGAAGTAGACTCTGGATGGTTGGAGTTAACATGATATGAGGATAAGTGATAATTGGTGAGCGCTTACCCTGTGATAGGCATTGTGTAGTATTCGAGTTTCCCTTGATAGATGTTGTATCTCTATGGATGGTTTTCTCTTGTCCTTGAGTAGGGCGCCTACGAAGGGATTCACGTGCCAAGTTAAGGACAAGAGGGGTATCTTCTTGAATgcaaggaaagagagaagtGCGGTAGATATGTGTAAGAGGCAATTGACGATGGCATGGGTTCAATTGATAGCGAGTCTGGTAGTAAGCAGGCAGCACAGGTAATTAAATCATATGGAGAGCGATTCGTTTATGTCTGATTACACATTAGTATATTGAGCATTAAATGGGTCCGTGCTATTGGTGGAGATTATCTAGACataccaagaagaaggcaatAGCAGTTTATGTTGCTTTGAGTATATCACCTACAGCTCTAGTAGGACTGATTGGACTGTCCGTGGCTTTTTCGGGCATGTGACCCGTCATGACTTGGAGACAGTGTTGACTGCCTTGGGGTCCAGGCCACAAAGGTGCAAATCGGTCAAACACTGCCCCCAAGCAACAACTTCGACCCCAACTGGCATTAACTCGCACTCCGACCTCCGACTCTcatttcctccatcttctgtgGCTGTTCACTGGCCCACCTCCACTTCGAGTACCAACAGTAATCAATTCCTGGGCCGTCTGGGTCCTCGGGGCTCCACTCTTACATTTTATCCCCGACTCTGTCTCTGATTGAGCCACACCGAGTCCTGAGATCCGTCTAGACTTTGGTCTGGAATATCCAGGGGAACACACTTCCACTTTCTGTTCTCTACACAGTACGCGCGTATGTCTCTCCTTGCCAAGACGCGGGACAAATACTCCGGACAATGAGGCTGAGACCACAAAGGGGTCTTAGTTTTGGAGTAGTCGACGTCAAGTGGTCAAGAATAGAAAATCGCACCCACTCCAGGTGGACTAACACTCCCTATTCTGCGATGCTTGAGACCGACCAGGGTCCAAGGGACCACTAGCTTACGCAATGGGCAGATCCTTTTGCCATATTGCTTGTTTACGCTCCGCTCGCCTATTACTTACTTTGGTAAGTCTTGTTGCCAATGAACCTTTTCAGTCattcaccctctcctctttgCGATCAACATGCCACCCATGGCTAGGCGCTTGTAAGATGGAGCAGTAAACGCTCGGATGCAACATACCTCCACCGCAGCGCCAATGCTTATTTGCTCGCGACAACTGGGATAGAAAGACCGGACCAGGGGCGATCCTTGACAACAGGGTATATACGGTGCCCATGCCTTGTCTAGTCTGTACCAGCGTGCTGCACTTGCAAAGAACCGTCGCCTTGGTCGGTCCTTTGGTGTTCATCCCCAGAACCATCCCCTCTTTTTAATCTCATCGGCGTTAGCTCGCTGGGCCGATTACTGGTAAACCTGGCATTGAGCATGCTCACACATCTCCGATGTTACCTCTCATCTGATTAATATAACCCGTTGCTGTGATCTGCACAGCTGTCCTCTCCTTTTTGCTGTCTGCTCCTCGTTGATTTAGCGATTTTTTATCGAGTATTGTCTATAGTTTGCCGTAACCATGGCGCGACGGAGCTACCTCCTACCCACCATCATTCTCCTATGCATCACATACGCTCTTTTTTCGAGTCTACCGCCCGGTGCGAAGCCACATTACCACCATCATTTCAGAAATCCATACGACCCTCCCCCGCATAAAGAGGGTAGGATCCGTTGGCGGAAGCATGCCGAGCAGTACCCAATCTCCGATTAtatccctcttccttcgacTGCGCCATCTGCTATTCCACGAATTCAGTACAAGTTCTCCACGGAGTCGTGGTTTGCACGATGGGGACGGGTGAAAAGGCAGCGTGCGGTCAAGAAAGCATTTCAGCACGCGTGGAAAGGGTACAGGAACAATGCCTGGCTGGAAGACGAGCTCTCTCCCCTCACTGGTGGCCACCGCGAGACCTTTGCAGGCTGGGCGGCTACCTTGGTGGATTCCCTAGATACTCTCGTTATTATGGGACTCACTGAGGAGTTTGAGGAGGCCGTGAAAGCGCTTGAGTACATCGACTTCACTACCACCAGCGCCATTCAGATTAATGTCTTCGAGACTAACATTCGGTACTTGGGCGGGCTTCTTGGTGCCTACGACTTGACCCAGGGTAAATATCCGATTCTCCTAAAGAAGGCAGTGGAAATTGCGGACATGATTTATGGATCGTTTGACACTCGCAACCGAATGCCGCAATCGAGGTGGGAATGGACCAGGTAAGACACCCAGCAGATGCCTCGATTGCCAAGCGATGCCTAGGTGTCGCTAAGGTAGCATTATGACTCAGGCTGGGCCATGTTGACTGGGATCTAGATCTGCGGATGGTCTGAGCATCGAGCCGGGCCGAAACACCATACTTGCTGAACTCGGGTCATTGAACCTAGAATTTACGCGACTCTCTCAACTGACAAAGGACCCTAAATACTTTGATGCTATCCAGAGGATAACGGATTTTCTCGAGGATACTCAGGAGACAACCGATGTACCTGGGATGTGGCCCATGATGGTCAATGCTAAGGACTTGGAATTTGCTGACCCCCGATTCACCATCGGAGGAATGGCTGACTCGACATATGAGTACCTCCCGAAAGAGCATATGCTTCTGGGAGGGCAGACCAGTCAGTACCGTAGAATGTACAACTCCTTCATGAAGGCGTTGAAGAGCCGCCTGCTTTTCCGCCCGATGACTGAAGACGGCCGAGATATCCTCTTTGCTGGGAACCTCCGCGTTACTGGATCTTCAAGCCGAAATAACCTAGAGCCCCAGTGGGAGCATCTGAAATGCTATCTCGGAGGTACTGTCGGCATAGGGTCCAAGGTGTTCGACCGACCCGAAGAGTTGGCTGTCGCGCGGAAGTTGGTCGATGGGTGCATTTGGGCCTATGATATCATGCCGACCGGGATCATGCCAGAGATCTTGCATCTTACAGTGTGTAAGGACGATGATAATTGCCAGCTGCCTCAAAGCTCTCAGCCCACCAGCACCTCAAAGGATGGCAAGAAGTTGCCGCCAGGCGTGGCCGATATTCCTGACCCCAAGTATCTACTGCGGTATGTTTTCCGAAAATATGCGACACTTGTGTTCTCCATCTAATCCCATCTTAGACCCGAAGCTATCGAGTCGGTTTTTATCATGTACCGTATAACGGGGGACCGGTCTCTGCAGGATGCGGCGTGGAGGATGTTCCAAAATATTGACAAGATGACGCGAACCTCGTTTGGACACGCAGCCATTTCCGATGTTCGGGACCCCGAGTCGCCGCAGATGGACTACATGGAGAGTTTCTGGCTGGCAGAGACTCTAAAATACTTTTACCTTATATTTTCCGAGCCGGACCTCGTGAACCTGGACGAATATGTGTTGTAAGTTTCACGCTTTGTTCTCAAGGCCTCATATGGACATTTTGCTAAACATCTAGCAGGAATACGGAAGCACACCCTTTCAAGCGTCCAACTGCTTCGAGTACATAATGCGGTTGGGATTTCTTTCTGTGATAAACATGCATGGCGAACGGGCGTCGCCATAAGTGATCAACCTTTGACACTAGATGGTCTTCCTACATATGAAAAACCGTCTGATCAGTAAATAGTTTGTGAAGGCGTCATTGGTCTTTCCTATGGAGTTTTTCATTTATTAGAGCGCTAATCATATAGAGGCGCTATACTATACAATATATACATTTGCAAACACGAGATTAGTTCATCACCGCtaggatagtagtagtagcccagtactactacctccAATTAGCACCAGACATGCTCAAATCAAAATGCCTATCATACACAATCGTATACTCCACATCCTTCcgaatcatcatccttgCACTCCCACCATCACTTCCAACACTGCGCTGCCCATCCATCTCAACAAGCTCAATATCAGGTTCAGCCACAGGACCTGCCTGATGCCCACCATCCAACCTCCTCGATACCCTCCACGATCTCCTCTCCCCATGATTCATATAAGTCTGTCTTCCAGACCCCGCTTTAGACGAATCGACCTTCCACGACTGCGACACTCCACTCGTACTCTCGAGATTCGAATCACCCGCCGTCCCGTAATTAGTGCTCACTGCCGCCATGAACGGCCGCAGACAGAAGATACTGCATGCCACGAGAGCGTAATTGAGTTCGACCTGGGCCCAGATGATGGGTGTGACGACGGCTAGTGTGGGATCGGGGGAGTGGACGAGGAGTAGGATGGTGTAGATgtggaagacggagaagattATCAAGCTTGGTTTTGGGGGTCACAGATGTCAGTAGGGATCTGTGCTATTCGCTTTTTGTTTGGGGCTGGGTGAAAGGTAGGTGTAGCTAGGAAGGGATGGTACTCACGGAAGCCGAAACATGAACGCAAATCCGATAGTCAGCTTGCGCTTGAGAGGCATGAATAGTCCCCAGAGTAGGAACACGGCTAGCCCGAAGATGATCAATTCTGTCGCTATGTCTAATGCGACGATGAATTGCCAGCGTTTGGACTTGAGAGCGAATTGTTAGTCATATTCTTCAGTAATATGGTAGTTGCTTGTGGAAGGTGTATACCAGATTCACACATTGCCCTCCAGAACCCTTCCAGGGGCGATTCAATTCGCAGTTCACCGCGATGATGAAAACGGCCGGTATGACCCATGCCGTGCATAGAGCGAGAGTGGCTATGGAGGCTCGGTTATGCCATTTCTGGGGCGTTAGACGAAGGTAGATGCCGCAGACGCAGCATTTAGAGATGTAGACGGTAATGAGGTAGAGGATGTCGCTGACTGTGATGAGCTAATAATTGTCAGGAAGtaattagtatatcttgcaaggtgatgatgaggctgtAGTAGACGCACTGTTTGGATTTTATCCACCTGATCCTGTTCCAGAAGGTGAATTGATGTCCCGAAACCATGTGACACGGCGTTAAAGAGGAGTGCTGCTTGCACGGTTGCTACTATCTATATCTCAACAGTCCTCGTTAACAGATGTATTCAAGATCCAGGTCACTTGACTTACCGTCGctccaaggagaagataatCATCAAATGCAAACGGCGGATGGAGAGCAATTCGCACATACAATCTGATAAAGAAGCTAACGAGAGATACGACCAAACCCAAAGCCCCAGTGATGATAATCCAAGCTCCATGATGCAAATCATCTACCACTTGAAAAGGGGGGGATTGTCCCGGCGGGACATACGGGCCGCTCATGCTATGGCAGAGGCAGGATGTGTCGATTGCCTCTCGGATCCTGGGAACAGATAAACGAAAGCAAAGACCATCATCTACGAAAAGCTTCGAccaggatggtggagatatGCTCTTATACAAGATGGTATTGTGgcctttttgcttttccagGATGCGCACTCACCGTGGCTGGTTGGCTAATTTTTTCTGTGACTGAGTTAGAACCCACGCATGCGATGCAAGATACATGATGCACGTCTAGCGATATGCCTTTCTCTGGGCACACGGACCACATGCCAGGATGACAGTATCGGGGGAAAAGTAAATTCTCCATGATTAGCCAGACAAGAGGCGTACTCTGGGAGAGATCAGCAGGTCCGTTACCTCGTCCTGGATTGTCAGAGGATGGGTAATGTGCGTGAATATCTCTACAGCTAATCATCGAGGGGCTAACTTACTGTTTGAGGTAAAACATTGATTGGGAGCCCCTGTGAAGACCAGAACCTCTGTGCCGATCTAGACCGCTAGATCAAGCGCTGTCAAGGGGCTGCATATCAGCCCACGTTTAAGATGACGATCTGTCAGGTGGTACAGATGGGGTTCTGACGCAGCGTGTGGCTATGCCAAAGCAAAAAGCATATTGTCCTACAATGTTATGTTTCCAAGAAGGCTCTGGTGTTTCTAGCCTGCAGATTGGTTCCAACCCTTTGGGCTACAAGGATACAGACATGAAAGAACACCCCGAAATCGTGTGGTAATCAATCGAATGGTCCTTGGCCGGTGTCTTGACTGCTCTCCCTTCTATACTTGCTTGATCGCGATGGGCCCGAAACTCCGCTTAACAACTTTACAGAGGCATTGCTATTTACGGTAGGCGACAAAGCAAATGCAGTGGTAGTGAGGATCAGTATCGAGATCGACAATTATATTCTTCGCTTAAAGCCACAGGCCCGTGCAACTCATAGTGATGGGCACATGCTCGTGAATCGAACGTGGGAGGTTGCCTTTTCTCCCCGCGGAGACTGGCTGCCTTCCCGTCTGTCCTACCCCTTACTTGGGATCAAAACTGGGCATCCTCATCCCGACACCAAGGACATAGGAAAGCCATCATAAATACCTCGAGGTAGAGCTCTAGGGCTTTTCGGTAATGTGTTTGACGAGTCTCAGTTTTGAGTCAAGGCATCAATGTC belongs to Aspergillus luchuensis IFO 4308 DNA, chromosome 3, nearly complete sequence and includes:
- a CDS encoding glycoside hydrolase family 47 protein (CAZy:GH47;~COG:G;~EggNog:ENOG410PG1N;~InterPro:IPR036026,IPR012341,IPR001382;~PFAM:PF01532;~SECRETED:SignalP(1-30);~go_component: GO:0016020 - membrane [Evidence IEA];~go_function: GO:0004571 - mannosyl-oligosaccharide 1,2-alpha-mannosidase activity [Evidence IEA];~go_function: GO:0005509 - calcium ion binding [Evidence IEA];~go_process: GO:0005975 - carbohydrate metabolic process [Evidence IEA]), translated to MARRSYLLPTIILLCITYALFSSLPPGAKPHYHHHFRNPYDPPPHKEGRIRWRKHAEQYPISDYIPLPSTAPSAIPRIQYKFSTESWFARWGRVKRQRAVKKAFQHAWKGYRNNAWLEDELSPLTGGHRETFAGWAATLVDSLDTLVIMGLTEEFEEAVKALEYIDFTTTSAIQINVFETNIRYLGGLLGAYDLTQGKYPILLKKAVEIADMIYGSFDTRNRMPQSRWEWTRSADGLSIEPGRNTILAELGSLNLEFTRLSQLTKDPKYFDAIQRITDFLEDTQETTDVPGMWPMMVNAKDLEFADPRFTIGGMADSTYEYLPKEHMLLGGQTSQYRRMYNSFMKALKSRLLFRPMTEDGRDILFAGNLRVTGSSSRNNLEPQWEHLKCYLGGTVGIGSKVFDRPEELAVARKLVDGCIWAYDIMPTGIMPEILHLTVCKDDDNCQLPQSSQPTSTSKDGKKLPPGVADIPDPKYLLRPEAIESVFIMYRITGDRSLQDAAWRMFQNIDKMTRTSFGHAAISDVRDPESPQMDYMESFWLAETLKYFYLIFSEPDLVNLDEYVLNTEAHPFKRPTASST
- a CDS encoding uncharacterized protein (COG:S;~EggNog:ENOG410PT1N;~TransMembrane:7 (o24-47i59-80o108-126i138-159o179-207i219-241o253-272i)); the protein is MSGPYVPPGQSPPFQVVDDLHHGAWIIITGALGLVVSLVSFFIRLYVRIALHPPFAFDDYLLLGATIVATVQAALLFNAVSHGFGTSIHLLEQDQVDKIQTLITVSDILYLITVYISKCCVCGIYLRLTPQKWHNRASIATLALCTAWVIPAVFIIAVNCELNRPWKGSGGQCVNLSKRWQFIVALDIATELIIFGLAVFLLWGLFMPLKRKLTIGFAFMFRLPLIIFSVFHIYTILLLVHSPDPTLAVVTPIIWAQVELNYALVACSIFCLRPFMAAVSTNYGTAGDSNLESTSGVSQSWKVDSSKAGSGRQTYMNHGERRSWRVSRRLDGGHQAGPVAEPDIELVEMDGQRSVGSDGGSARMMIRKDVEYTIVYDRHFDLSMSGANWR